In Dama dama isolate Ldn47 chromosome 9, ASM3311817v1, whole genome shotgun sequence, the following proteins share a genomic window:
- the SHD gene encoding SH2 domain-containing adapter protein D gives MAKWLRDYLSFGGRRPPPQPPTPDYTESDILRAYREQKDLDFEDPYEDADSRLEPDSSAGPGDSKGPGDAKYDSPKHRLIKVEAVDIPRAKVLLGSPGEESKVDTEYSDPFDAQPHPPPPDDGYMEPYDAQRVMSELPCRRVQLYDTPYEEQDQELGDGPPSGQKPRQSRLPQEDERPADEYDQPWEWKKDHISKAFAVQFDSPEWERTSGSAKELRRPPPRSPQPAERVDPALPLEKQPWFHGLLSRADAENLLSLCKEGSYLVRLSETNPQDCSLSLRSSQGFLHLKFARTRENQFVLGQHSGPFPSVPELVLHYSSRPLPVQGAEHLALLYPLISQTP, from the exons ATGGCCAAGTGGCTCCGAGACTACCTGAGCTTTGGCGGTCGGAGGCCCCCTCCGCAGCCGCCCACCCCCGACTACACCGAGAGCGACATCCTGCGGGCCTACCGCGAGCAGAAGGATCTCGACTTTGAGGACCCCTACGAGGACGCCGATAGCCGCCTAGAGCCGGATTCCTCCGCGGGGCCCGGGGACTCCAAGGGCCCTGGAGACGCTAAGTACGACTCGCCAAAGCACCGGCTCATCAAGGTGGAGGCAGTCGACATTCCCAGAGCCAAGGTCTTGCTGGGAAGCCCCGGGGAAGAG TCGAAAGTCGACACCGAGTACTCGGACCCCTTTGATGCCCAGCCCCATCCACCACCCCCGGATGATGGCTACATGGAGCCCTACGATGCCCAGCGGGTCATGAGTG AACTGCCATGCAGGAGGGTGCAGCTGTATGACACCCCCTATGAGGAGCAGGACCAAGAACTGGGAGATGGGCCCCCTTCAGGGCAGAAACCTCGACAGAGTCGGCTGCCCCAGGAGGATGAGCGGCCAGCAGACGAGTATGACCAGCCCTGGGAGTGGAAGAAAGACCATATCTCCAAGGCGTTTGCAG ttcagtttgaCAGTCCAGAGTGGGAAAGAACCTCGGGGTCAGCCAAGGAGCTCCGGAGACCCCCGCCCAGAAGCCCCCAGCCTGCAGAGCGCGTGGACCCGGCCCTGCCCCTGGAAAAACAGCC GTGGTTCCACGGCCTGCTGAGCCGGGCAGATGCTGAGAACCTCCTGTCGCTCTGCAAGGAAGGCAGCTACCTTGTGCGACTCAGTGAGACCAACCCCCAAGACTGCTCCCTGTCCCTCAG GAGCAGCCAGGGCTTCCTGCACCTGAAGTTCGCGCGCACCCGAGAGAACCAGTTCGTGCTGGGTCAGCACAGCGGCCCTTTCCCCAGTGTGCCAGAGCTGGTGCTCCACTACAGCTCCCGCCCGCTGCCCGTGCAGGGCGCCGAGCATCTGGCCCTCCTCTACCCACTGATCTCACAGACTCCCTGA